GTATGGACGGCCGGATCACCGTGCAGTACCAGTTCACCCGCCCCGGTCCGGACATCACGCTGTTCGGCCGGACCATGACCATCGAGGCCTACAAGGACTCGCCGTTGCCCGACGGGCTGTTCCGCATCGTCAACCCGGCTCACATCGACTCCTACCACGCCGCGGTGGCGCGGGAACTGGCGAAAGTCTGAAGCGTCAGAGCCGCTCGACTTCGACGAAGACGATCGTGTCGACCGCCCCGCGGTTCTCGACGCGGTGTTCGACACCGGCGATCCTGGTGTAGCTCTCGCCGATGCGCAGTTCGGCGACGGTGTCGGTGCCGTCGGGTGCGACGACGTGCATGGTGGCGTTGACCAGCGGCACGACGACATAGTCGTGCTCATGCCGGTGCATCGGGATGGCACCGCCGGGCTCGATGGTCCAGCGGGTGACGCGGAACCGTCCGTCGTCCTGCTGCAGTTCGCCGTGTGACCCTGTGTCCAGTTCGTCCAACGTCGCCTCCCGCGACTCGGGGCCCGCGAGGGCCGCGCCGCAGTGAGCCTAACGGCCGAACTCGGCCGAACAACAGATTTTCGAAGTCGCCGCAGAGCGCGGCGGCGAGCCCGAAGGTCCAGCGCAGGAACTCGCCGGACCCCGCGGACTTCCGCCAGATGTCCCCACCGCGGCTGGTCAGCATTGCCGCGTGTGGTCGGCCCGCGTGGGACCGAACCGGTCGGCGAACGCCCGTCAATGCAATGCGCGGCAAAGGGCCGCGCCCTGCAAGCTGAACAGTTCACGACTGACCTCCCACTCGGGCAACAGCGAGTCGAACCCGTGGCAGGTGCCTGCGAACACATGCAGTTCGGTGGACACACCACCGTCGATCAGCCGACGTGCGTAGTCGAGCGCCTCATCCCGCAGCGGGTCCAGTTCGGAGCAGCTGATGAACGCCTCCGGCAGACCGATTGTTTCGGGGATACGCGCCGGGACGGCGGCATCCGGTGCCGCGCGTCCGCCCAGCCAGTGCCGCCACATGGCCTCGGTGGCCGGGCCGTCGAAGCCGGGGGTGTCGACGAATTCCCGCTTGGAACGCGTCGGGCGGTCGTCGAGCACGGGCTGGTGCAGGAGCTGGAACACGACCGGCGGCGCCGTCCCTGCCGCGGACCGCTGCGCCAACAACGCGGCCAACGCCCCGCCTGCGCTGCTGCCCGCGACGGCGATCCGATGGTGGTCCACGTCGAGTTCGTCGGC
This genomic window from Mycolicibacterium goodii contains:
- a CDS encoding cupin, with amino-acid sequence MDTGSHGELQQDDGRFRVTRWTIEPGGAIPMHRHEHDYVVVPLVNATMHVVAPDGTDTVAELRIGESYTRIAGVEHRVENRGAVDTIVFVEVERL
- a CDS encoding alpha/beta hydrolase, giving the protein MSAWTERLYPALREFADARTDLSPETLGGMRVALDRRRRESAQALDTFGVAVAGGRAALGRRSVPVRIYRGGPSPAPAVVYCHSGAFVLGNLDVDQLQCVELARRGQCTVVAMDYRLAPEHPYPAALDDAAMVLGWVAANADELDVDHHRIAVAGSSAGGALAALLAQRSAAGTAPPVVFQLLHQPVLDDRPTRSKREFVDTPGFDGPATEAMWRHWLGGRAAPDAAVPARIPETIGLPEAFISCSELDPLRDEALDYARRLIDGGVSTELHVFAGTCHGFDSLLPEWEVSRELFSLQGAALCRALH